Proteins encoded by one window of Salvia splendens isolate huo1 chromosome 14, SspV2, whole genome shotgun sequence:
- the LOC121765152 gene encoding protein SPIRRIG-like isoform X2, translating into MALHLVQIYYMQWKSLYRGHLKKSSHSEALSTFTEKNDETRPARKLEVEGSVVHIMKALASHPSAAQSLIEDNSLQLLFNMVANGSLVVFSQFKEGLVPLHAIQLHRHAMQILSLLLANDNGCTAKYIRKYHLIKVLLMAVKDFNPDCGDPAYTMGIVDLLLECAELSYRPEAGGIRLREDIHNAHGYQFLVHFALTLSEYRSGQTFYSITSEDSASSLADEGVEGKSSNEDIGLKNSPHSLSPTLCRLLDVIINFAQIGPSDVSELSGIEASKSSNIKPNGHGKGHTSSSDRPVDDIWKKDEGQVGDLEAVQMLQDIIIKAESTELQTEVLNRIFKIFSGHPENYKLCQQLRTVPLLIQNMAGFPLSLQEIILKVLEYAVTVVNIIPEQELLSLCCLLQQQKSAELNHTILSFLVKLLSFDQQYKKILREFGMMEFLLDDLKQHKFFLGTEQLAGVHGQLERNTSPSSFKKDLDSKGAILSSPKLLESGSGKFPLFEVEGTIAGAWDCLVSLLKKAEANQASFRSANGVSVILPLLASDVHRPGALRVLSCLIIEDAKQAHPEELGAMVEILKSGMVTSDSGSQYTLRDDAKCDAFGTLWRILGVNGSAQRVFGEATGFSLLLTTLHTFQNDGEQKIQPSISLSVKVFTYMMRAVTAGVSGNAVNRMKLHTIVASHTFSDLLCDSGLICVDYERQVIQLFLELAVELVLPPFLTSDAATVTSEMQNETASFPLITPSGSFVPDKERVYNAAAIRVLIRALLLCTPKVQLELLNLIQKLACGSSFNKENLTSVGCVQLLLETIYPFISSASPLVSHSLKIVEVLGAYRLSVPELRILIRYIFQMRVESSGRCLVEMMERLILLEDMGSDDVSLAPFVELDMSKTGHASIQVPLGERSWPPAAGYSFVCWFQFRNLLKSSAKESEAPKAGYSRRRSSSIGQQVLRIFSVGSVENGSTFYAEVLLQDDGLITLATSNTSSLTFSGLEMEEGRWHHLAVVHNKPNALAGLFQASVAYVYVNGKLRHTGKLGYSPSPAGKSLQVNIGTPVACAKANDLSWKLRSCYLFEESLSPGSICFMYILGRGYRGLFQDSNLLQFVPNQACGGGSMAILDSLDTDLSLTATMQKPDSAGKQGITKVDQSGIVWDSDKLGNLSLHLWGKKLIFAFDGTSTEMFRASGTLSMLNLVDPLSVAASPIGGIPRFGRLVGDIYVCKQSVIGDTIRPIGGMAVVLALVEAAETRDMFHMSLTLLACALHQNPQNVRDMQKCRGYHLLALFLQRKMSLFDMHSLEIFFQIAACEASFSEPRKIEAVHNNLSPAGIINESSFEDNTLSKFRDEFSSVRSPRYIDDFSATKDSFSHISVLESTYIQTETSNCIVLSNADMVEHVLLDWTLWVGAPVPIQISLLGFLEHLVSMHWYRNHNLTILRRINLVQHLLVTLQRGDVEVPVLEKLVVLLGVILEDGFLSSELELVVRFMIMTFDPPDLTSRNHIMREAMGKPIIVRNMLLEMLIDLQVTIHSEELLEQWHRMVSSKLITYFLDEAVHPTSMRWITTLLGVCLTSSPTFALKFRSSGGYQGLARVLPSFYDSPDIYYILFCLIFGKPVYPRLPEVRMLDFHALIPSDSSYVELKFVELLESVIAMAKSTFDRLCNQSTLAYQTGNLSHVGASLVAELTDEHVDVSGELQGEALMHKTYAARLMVGEASAPATATSVLRFMVDLAKICLPFSVGCRRMEFLESCIDLYFSCVRAAHAVRMAKELSVKTEDKNLNDGEEDSCSSHNTFSSLPQEQELSAKTSISVGSFAQGNVSASSDDIPVSPNNVASEKPNIGIVETQYQLVKEDTQAARNFDVEVVEQASLATSGSNEFSFHDKKSTSDPSHQKDLHSTLSSTMLESPVMSEKCNSLISPISSSSPVLALTSWLGSSSRNDLKSQSARSMNSFVSLNDSNHTPDLKPSDHTKPSTNMFAISPMLLLEVDDCGYGGGPCSAGATAVLDLVAEVLADFVTGQMKAASVVETVLENVPQYADAESILVFQGLCLTRLMNFLERRLLRDDEEDEKKLDKTRWSLNLDALSWMIVDRVYMGAFPQPASVLKTLEFLLSMLQLANKDGRIEETIPAGRLLSIGRGSRQLDTYIHALFKNTNRMILFCFLPSFLLTIGEDDLLSRLGLLNEPKKILSVYPSPVEEGVNVFTVLQLLVAHRRIIFSPSNLETDLNCCLCINLISLLHDHRQNVQNEAVDILKYLLVQRRAALEEFLVSKPNQGSSLDVLHGGFDNILTGNLSGFFDWFHSSQSVVNKVLEQCAVIMWVQYITGSAKFAGVRIKDMDSRRKRDMAKKTGDSSKVEHKHWEQVNERRIALELVRDAMATELRVIRQDKYGWVLHAESEWQTHLQQLVHERGIFPISRSSTNEEEPEWYLCPIEGPYRMRKKLERCKLKIDTIENVLNGKFLLGEGELSKEKIEDEDHASDTESDSFFNLLASKPNDESFSSELYDESAFRESEDAGDIAFSGVGWNDDRESSINEASLHSATEFGVKSSAGSTQRAESVPGKSDLGSPRQSSSARIDDVRVAEDKSYKELNDNGEYLIRPYLEPSERIKYKYNCERVVGLDKHDGIFLIGELSLYVIENFYIDDSGCIHEKDSEDDLSVIDQALGVQKDLSICMDSHSKSTMSWSATAKAYVGARAWAYNGGAWGKEKLGSSGNVPHLWHMWKLDSVHELLKRDYQLRPVAIEVFSMDGCNDLLVFHKKEREEVFKNLVAMNLPRNSMLDSTISGSTKQDSNEGSRLFKVMAKSFSKRWQNGEISNFQYIMHLNTLAGRGYSDLTQYPVFPWVLADYESETLNFSDPKTFRKLDKPMGCQSLEGEEEFRKRYDSWDDPEVPKFHYGSHYSSAGIVLFYLLRLPPFSMENQKLQGGQFDHADRLFNSIQDTWLSAAGKGNTSDVKELIPEFFYMPEFLENKFQLDFGEKQSGEKVGEVVLPPWAKGSAREFIRKHREALESDYISEHLHHWIDLIFGYRQRGKAAEDAVNVFYHYTYEGSVDIDSVADPAMKASILAQINHFGQTPKQLFLKPHVKRRTDKRNLPHPLRHSELLVPHEIRKSSSPISQIVNFGDKVLIAGPNNLLKPRTFSKNVAWGFPDRSLRFVTYDQERVLSTHENLHGGNQIQCVGATHDGQSLVTGADDGLVCVWRLGKDGPRVVRRLQLEKALCGHTGKITCLHVSQPYMMIVSGSEDCSVIIWDLSSLVFVRQLPEFPSPVSAIYVNDLTGEILTAAGVMLAVWSINGDCLAVVNTSQLPSDSILSLTGSTFSDCIDKQWYASGHQSGAVKVWKMVHSSSEESSQAKQNTSPGAGLGLGSKVPEYRLILHKVLKSHKFPVTALHLSSDLKQLLSGDSGGHLVSWTLPEESLRSLMNHG; encoded by the exons ATGGCATTGCACCTGGTGCAAATCTATTACATGCAGTGGAAGTCCTTGTATCGGGG TCATTTGAAAAAGTCAAGTCACAGTGAAGCCTTGTCAACATTTActgaaaaaaatgatgaaacCAGACCTGCTCGCAAGCTTGAG GTTGAAGGCAGTGTTGTACATATTATGAAAGCATTGGCTAGCCATCCTTCTGCCGCTCAAAGTCTGATAGAAGATAACTCACTTCAATTACTGTTTAACATGGTTGCCAATGGTTCTTTGGTGGTGTTCTCTCAATTCAAAGAAGGTCTAGTTCCTTTGCATGCCATTCAGCTTCACAGACATGCCATGCAG ATCCTCAGTCTTCTTTTGGCCAATGACAATGGTTGCACTGCCAAGTACATACGCAAGTATCACCTG ATTAAAGTTCTTCTGATGGCTGTAAAGGATTTCAACCCTGATTGTGGGGATCCGGCCTACACTATGGGCATTGTAGACTTGCTTCTTGAATGTGCTGAATTATCTTACAGACCTG AGGCTGGTGGTATCAGACTCAGAGAGGATATTCACAATGCTCATGGTTACCAGTTCCTGGTTCATTTTGCCTTGACTCTGTCAGAATACAGATCTGGCCAGACTTTCTACTCCATTACATCTGAAGATTCAGCCAGTTCACTTGCAGATGAGGGAGTGGAGGGGAAGAGCTCAAACGAAGATATAGGATTAAAGAACTCGCCGCACAGTCTCTCACCAACGCTTTGTAGACTCCTTGATGTCATTATTAACTTCGCCCAGATAGGCCCCTCAGATGTTTCAGAATTATCTGGAATAGAAGCTTCAAAAAGTTCTAATATAAAGCCGAATGGGCATGGCAAAGGCCATACATCATCTAGTGATAGACCAGTGGATGACATTTGGAAGAAGGATGAAGGCCAAGTAGGTGATTTAGAAGCCGTACAAATGCTGCAGGACATTATAATTAAAGCAGAAAGTACAGAACTGCAGACCGAAGTATTGAATAGAATTTTTAAGATATTCTCAGGTCATCCTGAAAACTACAAGTTGTGTCAGCAATTGAGAACTGTTCCCCTCTTGATCCAAAATATGGCTGGTTTCCCTTTGTCTCTACAAGAGATAATCTTGAAAGTTCTTGAATATGCTGTTACTGTAGTGAATATCATCCCTGAACAAGAGTTGCTTTCACTTTGCTGCTTATTGCAGCAACAAAAATCTGCTGAATTGAATCATACAATTCTGTCCTTTCTCGTGAAACTCTTATCATTTGATCAACAGTACAAGAAGATCCTTAGAGAATTTGGTATGATGGAGTTTCTATTGGATGATCTGAAGCAGCATAAATTTTTCTTAGGGACTGAGCAGCTAGCTGGCGTCCATGGTCAACTGGAGAGAAATACTAGCCCAAGCAGCTTCAAGAAGGACTTGGATAGCAAGGGTGCAATTCTTTCTTCTCCAAAACTCTTAGAATCTGGTTCTGGGAAATTCCCTCTTTTTGAGGTAGAGGGGACAATTGCTGGTGCTTGGGATTGTTTAGTCTCGTTGCTAAAGAAAGCAGAAGCTAATCAAGCATCATTTCGTTCTGCTAATGGGGTCTCTGTTATACTTCCTCTTTTGGCCTCTGATGTACACCGCCCTGGTGCCCTGAGAGTATTGTCATGTTTGATTATTGAGGATGCTAAACAG GCTCATCCGGAAGAATTGGGCGCTATGgttgaaattttgaaaagtgGAATGGTTACAAGTGATTCGGGATCTCAATACACACTTCGAGATGATGCAAAATGTGATGCTTTTGGAACATTATGGCGCATATTAGGAGTTAATGGCTCCGCTCAGAGGGTTTTTGGTGAAGCAACTGGGTTTTCTCTTTTATTgaccacacttcacacatttcaaaaTGACGGTGAACAGAAAATCCAGCCATCGATATCTTTAAGTGTCAAGGTGTTTACATATATGATGCGTGCCGTGACAGCAGGGGTTTCTGGTAATGCAGTGAATCGGATGAAACTACACACAATAGTGGCATCACATACCTTTTCTGATCTTTTATGTGATTCTGGACTCATTTGTGTTGACTATGAACGGCAAGTCATACAATTGTTTCTTGAACTTGCTGTAGAGTTAGTTCTCCCACCATTTTTAACATCAGATGCAGCAACAGTAACTAGCGAGATGCAAAATGAAACAGCTAGTTTTCCTTTGATTACACCATCAGGTTCTTTTGTCCCTGACAAGGAACGTGTGTATAATGCTGCTGCTATCAGAGTGCTCATACGCGCCTTATTGCTGTGCACTCCAAAGGTGCAACTGGAATTGCTTAACCTTATTCAAAAACTTGCTTGTGGCAGCTccttcaacaaagaaaacctcACATCTGTAG GTTGTGTGCAGCTTCTCTTGGAGACAATTTATCCCTTCATTTCAAGTGCTTCTCCTTTGGTTTCTCATTCTTTGAAGATTGTTGAAGTTCTTGGTGCCTATAG GCTATCAGTACCAGAACTTAGAATTCTTATCAGGTATATATTTCAAATGAGAGTAGAAAGTTCTGGTCGTTGTCTCGTTGAAATGATGGAGAGATTAATCCTTCTAGAGGATATGGGCTCAGACGATGTATCTCTTGCACCTTTTGTGGAGTTGGACATGAGCAAGACTGGACATGCTTCCATTCAAGTGCCATTAGGGGAAAGGTCATGGCCTCCGGCTGCTGGTTATTCTTTTGTTTGCTGGTTTCAATTTCGAAATCTTCTAAAATCATCAGCAAAGGAGAGTGAAGCTCCTAAAGCTGGATATTCTAGaaggcgcagctcatcgatagGACAGCAAGTTCTTCGAATATTCTCTGTTGGGTCTGTTGAAAATGGAAGTACTTTTTATGCAGAAGTACTTTTGCAGGATGATGGACTTATAACTCTGGCAACAAGTAACACTTCCTCCTTGACTTTTTCTGGTCTTGAAATGGAAGAGGGTAGGTGGCATCATCTTGCAGTTGTGCATAACAAACCAAATGCTTTGGCTGGTCTGTTCCAAGCTAGTGTAGCTTATGTATATGTTAATGGAAAACTGAGGCACACTGGAAAACTTGGATACTCTCCCTCTCCTGCGGGTAAGTCTCTACAGGTAAATATTGGGACACCAGTTGCCTGTGCAAAGGCTAATGATTTGTCATGGAAACTCAGATCTTGCTACCTTTTTGAAGAGTCACTCTCACCAGGTTCCATATGTTTTATGTACATTCTTGGAAGGGGATACAGAGGACTTTTCCAAGATAGCAACCTATTGCAATTTGTTCCAAATCAGGCATGTGGAGGGGGAAGTATGGCTATCTTAGATTCTTTAGACACAGACTTGTCTTTAACTGCTACCATGCAAAAGCCTGACAGTGCTGGCAAACAAGGCATCACTAAAGTGGATCAAAGTGGAATTGTTTGGGATTCTgataaattgggaaatttatCACTGCATTTGTGGGGTAAAAAACTGATATTTGCATTTGATGGTACAAGTACAGAAATGTTCCGAGCATCCGGAACTTTATCCATGCTCAATCTAGTCGATCCTCTTTCAGTTGCCGCTTCTCCTATAGGGG GGATACCACGCTTTGGCAGACTTGTTGGAGATATATATGTTTGTAAGCAGTCTGTCATAGGTGATACTATACGCCCCATTGGTGGCATGGCTGTTGTACTTGCACTTGTTGAAGCTGCTGAAACAAGGGACATGTTTCACATGTCGTTGACATTGCTTGCATGTGCCCTTCATCAGAATCCTCAGAATGTTAGAGACATGCAGAAGTGCCGGGGATACCACTTGCTGGCTCTTTTTCTTCAGCGCAAAATGTCATTGTTTGACATGCATTCACTTGAGATCTTCTTCCAAATTGCTGCATGTGAGGCTTCATTCTCCGAACCAAGAAAAATTGAAGCGGTGCATAATAACCTCTCACCTGCAGGCATCATTAATGAGTCCAGCTTTGAAGATAATACTTTATCAAAGTTTCGTGATGAATTTTCGTCAGTTAGGTCTCCAAGGtatattgatgatttttctgcAACAAAAGATTCATTTAGTCATATATCGGTGTTGGAAAGTACATATATACAGACAGAGACATCTAATTGCATTGTTCTGTCTAATGCTGATATGGTTGAGCATGTGTTGTTGGATTGGACCCTTTGGGTGGGAGCTCCAGTCCCAATCCAAATTTCTTTACTTGGATTTCTTGAACATCTTGTCTCCATGCATTGGTACAGAAATCACAATCTGACAATTCTTCGCAGAATTAATCTTGTTCAGCATTTGCTGGTTACCCTGCAGAGGGGTGACGTTGAAGTGCCAGTGTTAGAAAAATTAGTTGTTCTGCTGGGTGTCATTTTGGAGGACGGGTTTCTTTCGTCTGAACTAGAGCTAGTTGTGAGATTCATGATTATGACATTCGATCCTCCTGACCTAACATCTCGTAATCATATTATGCGAGAAGCAATGGGGAAGCCTATCATTGTAAGAAACATGTTACTAGAGATGCTAATTGATCTTCAGGTGACAATTCACTCAGAGGAGTTACTTGAGCAATGGCATAGAATGGTTTCGTCGAAATTAATCACTTATTTTCTTGATGAAGCTGTTCATCCTACCAGTATGAGGTGGATCACGACCCTTCTGGGTGTGTGTCTGACATCATCTCCTACATTTGCACTTAAATTTCGCTCAAGTGGAGGTTATCAAGGTTTAGCAAGAGTGCTTCCTAGTTTCTATGATTCTCCTGATATATATTACATTTTGTTTTGTCTGATATTTGGGAAGCCTGTATATCCGAGATTACCAGAAGTGCGTATGCTTGATTTTCATGCACTCATTCCAAGTGACAGTAGCTACGTAGAGTTGAAATTTGTAGAACTTCTGGAATCTGTTATTGCAATGGCAAAATCAACATTTGATAGGTTATGCAACCAATCAACACTTGCCTATCAAACTGGCAATCTTTCTCATGTTGGTGCTAGCCTTGTAGCAGAACTCACGGATGAGCATGTAGATGTATCTGGGGAGCTCCAAGGTGAAGCTCTTATGCACAAAACTTATGCTGCTCGCTTGATGGTTGGAGAGGCATCAGCGCCTGCTACTGCCACTTCAGTTCTCAGATTCATGGTTGATCTTGCAAAAATATGTCTTCCTTTTTCTGTTGGCTGCAGACGTATGGAGTTTCTTGAAAGCtgcattgacctctatttttcCTGTGTCAG GGCTGCGCATGCTGTGAGGATGGCCAAGGAACTCTCTGTAAAAACTGAAGACAAGAATTTGAATGATGGTGAAGAGGATAGCTGTAGCTCCCATAATACTTTCTCTAGCTTGCCTCAAGAACAGGAACTTTCGGCAAAGACCTCTATTAGCGTAGGGAGCTTTGCCCAGGGGAATGTTAGTGCTAGTTCAGACGATATTCCTGTTTCCCCAAATAATGTGGCTAGTGAAAAACCAAATATCGGTATCGTAGAAACACAATACCAGCTAGTGAAAGAAGACACACAAGCTGCAAGGAATTTTGATGTTGAAGTAGTTGAGCAGGCATCCCTTGCCACTTCTGGCAGCAATGAGTTCAGTTTTCATGATAAAAAAAGCACATCAGATCCTAGTCATCAAAAGGATTTGCATAGTACTTTGTCTTCCACTATGCTGGAATCTCCTGTCATGTCTGAAAAATGTAATTCTTTGATCTCACcgatctcttcttcttctccagtTTTAGCTTTGACATCTTGGCTTGGGAGTTCCAGTCGAAATGATCTGAAATCCCAGTCTGCGCGATCCATGAATTCTTTTGTATCATTGAATGATAGCAATCATACTCCCGACTTAAAGCCTTCTGATCATACTAAACCTAGTACAAACATGTTTGCGATCAGTCCAATGCTTCTGCTGGAAGTGGATGATTGTGGCTATGGAGGTGGTCCATGTTCCGCTGGTGCCACTGCAGTTTTAGATCTTGTAGCGGAAGTTCTTGCTGATTTTGTCACTGGGCAAATGAAAGCTGCATCAGTTGTTGAGACCGTGCTGGAAAACGTACCTCAATATGCTGACGCTGAATCTATTTTAGTTTTTCAGGGCTTATGCCTTACTAGATTAATGAACTTTCTTGAGAGACGCCTCTTACGTGATGATGAGGAAGATGAGAAGAAGTTAGATAAGACCAGGTGGTCCTTAAACCTGGATGCACTGTCCTGGATGATAGTTGATCGTGTATACATGGGAGCTTTTCCTCAGCCAGCTAGTGTATTGAAGACTCTGGAGTTTTTGTTATCCATGTTGCAGTTGGCAAATAAAGACGGACGGATTGAAGAAACAATTCCAGCGGGCAGGCTCCTTTCTATTGGGAGAGGAAGCAGACAACTTGATACTTACATACATGCTCTCTTTAAGAATACAAATCGTATGATACTGTTCTGTTTCCTTCCATCGTTTTTACTCACCATAGGGGAAGATGATCTTCTTTCACGTCTGGGTCTGCTGAACGAGCCCAAGAAAATATTGTCTGTTTACCCATCACCAGTGGAAGAAGGGGTTAATGTTTTCACCGTGTTGCAGTTACTGGTTGCTCACAGGAGAATAATATTTTCTCCCAGTAATCTTGAGACCGATCTGAATTGTTGTCTCTGTATAAATTTGATATCCCTTCTCCACGATCATAGACAGAATGTCCAAAATGAAGCGGTTGATATTCTCAAGTATCTTTTGGTACAACGAAGGGCTGCACTTGAAGAATTTTTAGTTTCCAAACCTAATCAAGGATCTTCATTGGATGTTTTGCATGGTGGTTTCGATAATATTTTGACTGGAAACTTATCTGGATTTTTTGATTGGTTTCATAGTTCTCAGTCAGTTGTTAATAAAGTGTTGGAACAGTGTGCTGTCATTATGTGGGTGCAATATATTACAGGGTCAGCAAAGTTTGCTGGAGTTAGGATAAAGGACATGGATAGTCGCCGTAAAAGAGATATGGCAAAAAAAACAGGGGACTCATCGAAAGTGGAGCATAAACATTGGGAGCAGGTGAATGAACGGAGAATTGCACTTGAATTGGTTCGTGATGCCATGGCTACTGAGTTGCGTGTTATCCGCCAGGACAAATATGGATGGGTGCTTCATGCTGAAAGCGAGTGGCAAACTCACCTCCAACAACTAGTACATGAGCGAGGAATATTTCCGATCAGCAGATCTTCTACCAATGAGGAGGAGCCTGAGTGGTATCTTTGCCCCATTGAAGGTCCATATAGGATGCGGAAAAAGCTTGAACGGTGTAAACTAAAGATTGATACAATTGAAAATGTTCTGAATGGAAAATTTCTGTTAGGGGAAGGAGAACTGTCCAAGGAGAAAATTGAAGATGAAGATCATGCCTCTGATACTGAATCAGATTCTTTTTTCAATCTATTAGCTTCCAAGCCAAATGATGAATCTTTTAGTTCTGAATTATATGATGAATCAGCTTTCAGAGAATCAGAAGATGCTGGGGATATAGCTTTTTCTGGAGTTGGATGGAATGATGATCGAGAGAGTAGCATAAATGAAGCAAGTCTGCATTCAGCTACTGAATTTGGTGTCAAGTCAAGTGCTGGATCCACTCAAAGAGCTGAAAGTGTTCCAGGAAAGTCTGATTTAGGCTCCCCAAGGCAATCTTCTTCTGCAAGAATCGATGATGTCAGAGTGGCAGAGGATAAATCATATAAAGAACTAAATGATAATGGTGAATACTTGATCAGACCTTATCTAGAACCTTCCGAAAGGATCAAGTATAAGTACAATTGTGAAAGGGTTGTAGGCCTTGACAAACATGATGGCATATTTCTAATAGGAGAACTGTCGCTGTATGTCATTGAGAACTTTTATATTGATGATTCTGGGTGTATACATGAAAAAGATAGTGAAGATGACCTTTCTGTCATTGATCAGGCTTTGGGTGTACAGAAAGACTTATCCATTTGCATGGATTCTCATTCCAAATCCACTATGTCGTGGAGTGCTACTGCAAAAGCCTATGTAGGGGCTAGGGCCTGGGCATACAATGGTGGTGCCTGGGGGAAGGAAAAGCTGGGTAGTAGTGGTAATGTGCCTCATCTTTGGCATATGTGGAAGCTTGATAGTGTCCATGAGCTTCTAAAGCGTGATTATCAGCTGCGGCCGGTTGCTATTGAGGTTTTTAGCATGGATGGTTGCAATGACCTATTGGTTTTCCACAAAAAAGAACGAGAAGAAGTTTTCAAAAATCTGGTGGCCATGAATCTACCTAGGAACAGCAT GTTAGATTCCACAATCTCTGGATCAACAAAACAAGATAGCAACGAAGGTAGCCGTCTTTTCAAGGTTATGGCGAAGTCCTTCTCCAAGAGATGGCAAAATGGAGAAATTAGCAATTTTCAGTACATCATGCATCTTAACACACTTGCTGGCCGTGGATACAGTGATCTTACACAGTATCCTGTGTTTCCGTGGGTGCTGGCAGATTACGAGAGTgaaactcttaatttctcagatCCAAAAACCTTTCGGAAACTTGATAAGCCAATGGGTTGCCAATCATTAGAAGGAGAAGAGGAATTCAGGAAGAG ATACGATAGCTGGGATGATCCAGAGGTCCCCAAATTTCATTATGGTTCTCATTATTCTAGCGCGGGGATAGTTCTCTTCTACCTCCTACGCCTGCCTCCCTTCAGCATGGAGAACCAAAAATTGCAGGGTGGACAATTTGACCATGCTGATCGTCTTTTCAATAGTATACAGGATACATGGTTGAGTGCTGCTGGAAAAGGCAACACTTCTGATGTCAAGGAACTAATTCCGGAGTTCTTCTATATGCCTGAGTTCCTGGAGAACAAGTTCCAGCTAGACTTTGGCGAGAAACAATCAGGCGAGAAG GTTGGCGAAGTTGTCTTGCCTCCATGGGCCAAGGGCAGTGCTAGGGAGTTCATCAGGAAGCATAGGGAAGCTTTGGAGTCCGACTACATTTCAGAGCATCTGCATCACTGGATAGATCTTATTTTTGGATATAGACAGAGAGGGAAA GCTGCTGAAGATGCTGTTAATGTCTTCTACCATTATACATACGAAGGCAGTGTTGACATCGATTCAGTTGCAGATCCTGCTATGAAAGCTTCAATACTAGCACAGATTAATCACTTTGGACAAACACCAAAACAACTCTTCTTGAAGCCCCATGTCAAGAGACGAACAGATAAAAGGAATCTCCCTCACCCACTTCGGCATTCTGAGCTGCTTGTTCCTCATGAGATTCGCAAGAGCTCGTCTCCTATATCCCAAATTGTGAATTTTGGCGACAAGGTTCTCATTGCTGGTCCAAATAATTTGCTAAAACCAAGAACATTTTCTAAAAATGTCGCATGGGGTTTTCCTGATCGGAGCTTGAGATTCGTAACCTATGATCAAGAACGGGTTCTTTCTACTCACGAAAATCTTCATGGGGGTAACCAAATCCAATGTGTTGGTGCAACCCATGATGGTCAAAGTTTGGTTACCGGGGCTGATGATGGCTTGGTCTGCGTTTGGAGACTTGGCAAAGATGGACCTCGTGTAGTTCGACGCCTACAGTTGGAGAAGGCTCTTTGTGGCCATACTGGTAAAATCACCTGCCTTCACGTTAGCCAGCCTTACATGATGATCGTGAGCGGGTCTGAGGATTGTTCGGTAATAATATGGGATCTGAGCTCTTTGGTTTTCGTGAGGCAGCTGCCCGAGTTTCCTTCACCGGTGTCAGCAATCTACGTGAATGATCTGACCGGAGAAATTTTGACTGCAGCAGGCGTGATGCTCGCCGTTTGGAGCATCAATGGCGATTGCCTTGCAGTGGTGAACACCTCACAACTCCCATCCGATTCGATCCTCTCCCTCACAGGTAGCACTTTCTCAGATTGTATAGATAAACAGTGGTATGCATCTGGGCACCAAAGTGGTGCAGTCAAAGTCTGGAAGATGGTTCACTCTTCCAGCGAGGAGTCGAGCCAAGCCAAACAAAATACTAGCCCCGGAGCTGGTCTGGGACTTGGAAGTAAAGTTCCCGAGTATCGGCTAATCCTACACAAGGTGTTGAAGTCCCACAAATTCCCGGTGACGGCCCTTCACCTGTCGAGCGACCTAAAACAGTTATTGAGTGGGGATTCGGGAGGCCACCTTGTTTCATGGACGTTACCAGAGGAGAGCTTGAGATCCTTGATGAACCATGGCTGA